The Malassezia vespertilionis chromosome 2, complete sequence genomic sequence CACACAGGCAATACACagatcgagcgcggcagtatgctcggcgcacagtacgcgtgcgtgcaaaagcgccTCAGAAAGGCCCAGGAGCGCCATGGTGCCCGtatgcagcagctcgcgactcccaggcgctgcactgcacgccaCACGCGGAAATAGAGCAGAAAAAAGCTGCACGGCaccttgcgcggcgctccatgcCGTGGATGATTTGGCCAGCACAGCGTCCTGTACcggccgcgcagcaagcgccacgGCATCGCTTTCAAATACGTGTGTCGAGGCGGGCAAGTCCGGGAGAAGGAGCGCGCTCATATCCTGTATCGCAAGCCGtgccatgcgctgcacaatcGGCGAGTTGGGGTCGAGTGGGACAGCAAGTCCAGGCATGTGTGACGCGCCAAGCTGGCCAGGCGTGAACAGGAGTGCAAGTGTGCGGATCGCCATGCTCCGCGTtttgccgtgcgctgcctCTGCAAGCCTTACGACGTCGTCAAGCACTGGCATACCGCCTAGCAAAAAGCGCcatgcgtgtgcgccgccaagctcgaCGATGGGAGGGAGCAGTACGAGTGCAGTGCGGTGCAAGACAACCAAGGCGTGCCTCTCGAGACGAAGCTGGTCGAtgggcgcgtcgctgtctTTGTaccgcgcttgcagcatCGCATGCACCAGAGCAAGTacagcgccgagcggcacaggcacggggtgcggcgtcggcgtcgcaAAAAAGTGCGCGAGGACCCCGCGGTGCGTTTCGTCGCCGAGAAGGCACGcaacgcgcgcttcgcatGCGGGAATACACACGGCGTAATCGCTCGTACACGCCTCCCAGCCcaacgcgccgtgccgtgcCGTCATCGGCCAAGcaagcgacggcgcacatCCTTGCACGGCAAGTACCGCGgcgtccagcagctgcgtcgccgtcgcgctccacaGCTGGACCTGAGATACACTGTTTCCCGTCGCTTTCGTCGctgcgcccgtgcgcgcgagcgaggCAAGCAGCACCGTTGCGTCTTTGCACACGGAATCCGGTaatggcgcggcgtgtgcagcgctctCGATGCTGGCATACCGCCCAAACAAGAGCACATTGCACGTGGCGTGCAGACTGGATGCAACGGCACGGTACGTCGTCGCGTAGAGACACACTTGGCACGtcgtgccgtgcagcaGTGCACAAAGCGCGCTCCACGGCACAGACCTTTGtacggcagcggcaaaaagctgcgcgagcgccgcagcggtgcgcgaaATGTGCGGTGCGGCCACTACACGGAAATACTCGGGGTGAGCTGCGCTCTCACGGCCCATGACCCGCACAAGAACACAGCgcaggagcggcgcgagcgatgcaaagACGGATGCGTCAAAGGATGCAGATGTCTGCTCGGTATGTACAAGCATCTGCTGAATCCAGGACGTGCCATGCGCCTCTGCAGCACTCCATCCACATGTGTCCAAGTACAAGTCGATGAGTACGGCTGCGACGGCCCACAGAGGCTCGACTGCTTGCCTCGCAGGCGCCGTGCAAAGGCACGCATCGATCCGCTTTTTCAGCGCTATTTGCGCGTATGCGTCAATCGTGTCCCGCTGTACGCTGCAAGCCATCTTGTGTGCATGTTCTGGATTgtctgcgccaagcagcgcgcccagAACCTCGTCTGCGGCCATCGCGAACAAGACAGCAAAAAAGCAAGGTGCACTTAGTCAGCACGCTGGCCCCAGGGCCGGGCGCTGCCTTGTCCCCTGCCATGGCGTCGGTGGAGGCGGTCCCAGATGCAATgcccgcagcgcaccgcgcgccgcatgcgccgccaccgcgtgcgcgcaacCGTCCTTCGCCTTCTGTGCCCCCTGAGAGCATAGTCGAGCGGCTGTGCAAGCAGAGCGAGTTTCAAGGCACGTTCCGAGCGCCGGAATTCATCGCGACGCTCTCCGAGCCGCACCTTGCGAAAACACGCGGAGAGCCCGTGTTTGATGCACACGCGCTTGTAGACACGTTTGGCAAGGCACTTGCGGAGCTACGAAACATACGTACCAACGTAACGGGAAAATGCGCTTCGCTCAACTCTGCCGTGCAAGTCTCCCAATCTGTGTACACAAAAAAGCTGCGCCAGCTCTCCAACAACTTCGACGCGACCCAGACTTCCTTTGATGCTTTGCAGACGCGGATATCAGAGGTGGGGCGCATTGCAATCCGCAttggcgagcagctggagGCGCTCGATCGACAGCGGATGCGCGCCAGCGAGACGTACGACCTGATCCAGTACTATTACatgtttgcgcgcggcgataCGAGCCGCTTGGATAAGCTGCGCAATGATGGCGGGCGCGAGGGCAGGCTCAAGGCAGCCATGATTGCCAGGCGCCTTGCCGCGATCAGCCGCGAGGTCGATATGCcgggcagcgcagcgacgcgcgatgctgTCGATGCCTACTGCGAGCAGTTCGAGCGCGATATGTTGAAGCTATTTGACAAATACTATCGTCGCTCGGACCCGAAGATGATGTCGCACATTGCCCATGTCCTGCAAAGCTTTAACGGCGGCGTAAGCTGCATCCAGCTCTATGTCAACCAGCACGATTTTTTCATCTCCAAGGACCGTGTCGTCGAGGCGGAAAGGATTGGCGCTTCGCGCGTTTGGGACCAGATCACGGACCCCAGCGCGAACCCACCGCGCACAGAGCCCTCTTTGCACGCCTTGTTCGCTGAGATCCGGGACACGGTCGAGCTCGAAGCGCAGATCATTGCCGCCGTCTTTCCCAATGCCTTGCTCGTCATGCAGACTTTTCTGCAGCGTGTGTTTGCCCAGAGCGTTCAAGGATACATTGAGGCCATTATGCAGCGTGCCCAAGAAATTGATCTGCAGCACATCTCTGCCACCGCACGCCTGGATCCGACCGCCGACGTTTCGGGGCTCGCATTtctgcgcatgctgcacgTCACCCGCAGCTCTGCTCTTGCATTGGTCGGCGATCTAAAGACGATTGatttgcgcagtgcggGCATTACCGTGTCCAATGCCCCGCTTGGAATCCCAAGTGGTCTGGACGGCGTATTTAGCTACGCTGGCGCAGAAACAGATGCACtcgccgccggcgccctCTTGGGGCACCACTATTCTGCTGCTCAAGTTGCCGCTGCCGGCGGCAGTCCGCTGGGTGCCATGCTCGACCAAGCCGTGGAAGAAATCTTTTCGCCCTACCTCGATCACATCAAGTACATCGACCGTGAGTGTCGTGTCCTGAGTATGCTGTATGCAACTGCGCTGCAACCCTTCTTTGAGTGGCACCGCAGCATGATCAAAGCGAGCAGGGCGAACGCGACCATCTTTAGTAGGGTCCGCGAACAATTCACAGGGAGTGCTACCGCATCGTTTGGCAGTAGCGTCGCATTTGCGACGCTCGCAGACAACCAAAACACGCAAAATGCGCCCGTGTCCTCTTTCAAAAAGTTGGTcgaccgcgcgcgcggtgcagtgAGCGAGGAAGAGGTGCCCAAACCACTCGATGACCcaaacgcgccgcccgacgcgcgcggcgaatTGGACTTGTCGCTTGCAAGCGACATGCTTCGCTGGCACGCCGAGGTGCttgggcgctgcatggaTTTGAGCACGGCTACCGAAGTGCCAAAGTGCACGTTTGCCCTTTTGCGTGTCCTCACAGACGCATTTCTCAAGGCGTACGTCGAGGCTGCGCTCGAAACCACCACCGTGCAGCTGTTTGCCTACGATGGGCGCTCCGCCGTTGCTCCAGACTTGGACATTTTTGTGCTGGTCATGCGTGTAGAGCAGCTTGTGACGCTCTGGCAGCATTATGTGCAAACTGCCGTGCTGCCGCTCACGGCGCCAAGCGTCACCATCCGCCGCGAAATTGGCATTTACAACAACCACAACATTTTGCGTGTCGAGGGCAAGTGCGAAGCGCTCTTGCAGAAATTTACCGACAACATGCTTGCATATTTtagcgcgacgcttgcaaCGCAGAAAAAATCCGACTACAGCCCAAAGAACGACGATGTGATGTTTGCACGTCTCAATACGGACCCCTGCCTGGCCATTGTCGAGGTTCTGGGGCGTCTGAATTCAGACGCACGCAAATATCTgtcgcagcgcacgcaggaGACATTGTTCGCTGAAATTGGGCTCGGGCTCCACGCGTTGCTCTTGGAGCACTTGAAGAAGTTCACCGTCAGCGCCACGGGCGGCCTCATGCTGACCAAGGATTTGGCCATGTACCAGGACGCTTGCAATACCTTCCAGGTCCAAACTGTCTCGGCCAGGTTCGAAATGCTTCGTCAGCTCGGTAACCTGTTTATTGTTCAGCCCAGCGTGCTGAATTCTTACATGCGCGAAGGGCACTTGGGCAAGATTGATGAGGCACTATTGAAGCCATACCTGTTGCGCAGACAGGATTACACCCGCGAAgtgcgcgatttgcgcgacgaCAAAGCAGCCGAGCAGACAAGCTCTTCTCTCTTTGCGTCGCTTAACTTGGGGAGCCTGGGCctgcacgatgcagcggcacagtcTTCTGCGGATGCggatgccgcgcgctttctCACGGACCTCGACGAGAGCCCGGAATGGATGGAGCCCCTCATGCGCCGGCCCTCAAAGCTGCATAGGACTGGATCGCCTGCTTCGCCTTCAACAACGCCGCACTCGTCGCAAGCCCGGAATTCGCCTCTTGGCGTATCGCCCGAACCAGCACGCGTCGGTacctcgcgcacgccctCACCAGTGCAGATGCGTCGTGATCGGATGACGCAGCTAAACAATTTGGTGCAGGATTTTGAGGCAATGTAATGTACATACTAGTTACTATCCGTGAGATACGCTTGCATCGTCCGACAGGCGACCTGCCCAGCGGAAAGCACTGTGGTCAGCGCATAGGTACACGTACGTGCTGTCTCACTATCGTCCAACCCTTGCAGAAACGCCTGCATTTCTGTTGTCAAGGTGGGGTCCGACGATTTTGCTGCGATTtccgacgcgctgctccgcgAGCCTGCGAGCAAAATAGAGAGCTCATAGATTCGTGCCAAACGGCCCATGTATGTTTTGtacagcgcagcgcgcaagtccTCCGAGTCAAGTCTGGTGTTAGTGTGGAAATACGTACAGTTGCGCAAGCCGTATGCCCATCGCGTACCAATGCGGTAGCAATGTCCTTAGCTGCACGGCAACAGGCGAGGCATCCAGCGCTGAACGGACACGGGGTCCATACGCTCGCGGCTGTTGAATCGTTACAATGTTGCTGTTGTAAGTAGCGCGCGCTACGTACTACGCCGCCAACAAATGTGCCATCCAGTACGCCAATTCGACGCGTGCATGTTTGTGCATCTGGCGTAAGAAAATAGCAAACATACGTCGGCCTCGCCGGAATCCTCAAGGTACCCTAACCCAGGCACATCCACGTTAAATACACATGGAAGTCGCTGTCATGAGCACGCTATGCAACGCACCTGGCTCTCCGTGATAATGTCTT encodes the following:
- a CDS encoding uncharacterized protein (EggNog:ENOG503P7P4; antiSMASH:Cluster_1; COG:S; TransMembrane:1 (o550-578i)); this encodes MAADEVLGALLGADNPEHAHKMACSVQRDTIDAYAQIALKKRIDACLCTAPARQAVEPLWAVAAVLIDLYLDTCGWSAAEAHGTSWIQQMLVHTEQTSASFDASVFASLAPLLRCVLVRVMGRESAAHPEYFRVVAAPHISRTAAALAQLFAAAVQRSVPWSALCALLHGTTCQVCLYATTYRAVASSLHATCNVLLFGRYASIESAAHAAPLPDSVCKDATVLLASLARTGAATKATGNSVSQVQLWSATATQLLDAAVLAVQGCAPSLAWPMTARHGALGWEACTSDYAVCIPACEARVACLLGDETHRGVLAHFFATPTPHPVPVPLGAVLALVHAMLQARYKDSDAPIDQLRLERHALVVLHRTALVLLPPIVELGGAHAWRFLLGGMPVLDDVVRLAEAAHGKTRSMAIRTLALLFTPGQLGASHMPGLAVPLDPNSPIVQRMARLAIQDMSALLLPDLPASTHVFESDAVALAARPVQDAVLAKSSTAWSAAQGAVQLFSALFPRVACSAAPGSRELLHTGTMALLGLSEALLHARVLCAEHTAALDLCIACVAAIATTVVSNAGALVTFVLSRARIMFQLGAHSSIAVVRAACDDALVRMLPLFRARAPPVYDSVDCAALEVCDTDTVVLPKIGAKPLPIVEAMDQAPCVTEQDMLMPWTADGTARPITAPQTAVPFSAPSPCSIPANLPTSPHESPVVDSAWVGVQASDSEEEMPQLDLGADT
- the SEC10 gene encoding Exocyst complex component 5 (COG:U; BUSCO:EOG09260WUS; EggNog:ENOG503NUB1), producing MASVEAVPDAMPAAHRAPHAPPPRARNRPSPSVPPESIVERLCKQSEFQGTFRAPEFIATLSEPHLAKTRGEPVFDAHALVDTFGKALAELRNIRTNVTGKCASLNSAVQVSQSVYTKKLRQLSNNFDATQTSFDALQTRISEVGRIAIRIGEQLEALDRQRMRASETYDLIQYYYMFARGDTSRLDKLRNDGGREGRLKAAMIARRLAAISREVDMPGSAATRDAVDAYCEQFERDMLKLFDKYYRRSDPKMMSHIAHVLQSFNGGVSCIQLYVNQHDFFISKDRVVEAERIGASRVWDQITDPSANPPRTEPSLHALFAEIRDTVELEAQIIAAVFPNALLVMQTFLQRVFAQSVQGYIEAIMQRAQEIDLQHISATARLDPTADVSGLAFLRMLHVTRSSALALVGDLKTIDLRSAGITVSNAPLGIPSGLDGVFSYAGAETDALAAGALLGHHYSAAQVAAAGGSPLGAMLDQAVEEIFSPYLDHIKYIDRECRVLSMLYATALQPFFEWHRSMIKASRANATIFSRVREQFTGSATASFGSSVAFATLADNQNTQNAPVSSFKKLVDRARGAVSEEEVPKPLDDPNAPPDARGELDLSLASDMLRWHAEVLGRCMDLSTATEVPKCTFALLRVLTDAFLKAYVEAALETTTVQLFAYDGRSAVAPDLDIFVLVMRVEQLVTLWQHYVQTAVLPLTAPSVTIRREIGIYNNHNILRVEGKCEALLQKFTDNMLAYFSATLATQKKSDYSPKNDDVMFARLNTDPCLAIVEVLGRLNSDARKYLSQRTQETLFAEIGLGLHALLLEHLKKFTVSATGGLMLTKDLAMYQDACNTFQVQTVSARFEMLRQLGNLFIVQPSVLNSYMREGHLGKIDEALLKPYLLRRQDYTREVRDLRDDKAAEQTSSSLFASLNLGSLGLHDAAAQSSADADAARFLTDLDESPEWMEPLMRRPSKLHRTGSPASPSTTPHSSQARNSPLGVSPEPARVGTSRTPSPVQMRRDRMTQLNNLVQDFEAM
- the PSF3 gene encoding DNA replication protein (COG:L; EggNog:ENOG503P24V; BUSCO:EOG09264O2D) — encoded protein: MDLDYWNVEDIITESQRLPCVFNVDVPGLGYLEDSGEADMHKHARVELAYWMAHFNIVTIQQPRAYGPRVRSALDASPVAVQLRTLLPHWYAMGIRLAQLLDSEDLRAALYKTYMGRLARIYELSILLAGSRSSASEIAAKSSDPTLTTEMQAFLQGLDDSETALLSAGQVACRTMQAYLTDSN